The nucleotide window TGAGGCACAACTTGAATATACACATCAATTGGTGTGTTCAAATTGAGTGATGGATTTAACACATATTTGTTCTGTTCTGCGACTTTGGTTCAAGTTTGTAAGTCTGTGCGCTGGCTCACGAAATATGTTGGGGGTGCTTTTTCAGTGTCTGGCACATGCTAATTATGTCCTTATGACTATCTAAATCAATGAAATCTAACCGATTAAATTAATCCAAGGACCTACCTAGGTGCAAATAGCAATTAAATAGGCGGAGGAATCTTCTGGCGAACGAAACTTTCCCTGCCCCATTGCGGCAACTTCCTCGTATGTAAATCCCGTGTCCCTAAAATCATGGTAACCTCCTGCGCCCCTCACCACCCACCTCCCACTTCTTCTGTTCTTCGTCCCCACGCCTCGATCCCCTTCGCCCTTCTCTTCTGAAGCCGCCGGTGTCCAGGACGCGGCCTAGAACCTGAAAGATTCTTTGGTTGAAGCCAAGTCCGACATCATTGTTAAGGTTCATTAGTCTCATGTATCTCCAGCTTTAGACATGTAACTGAGTTTTCACCGTTTGAAGCTTTGGCTTGCAGTCGAACACCCACAACTATTGTTTATTGTTTTCTTTAGCTTTATAACTTGCATTGGGCATTGTTTATTACTTGTTCTTGCTTAAATTGATCATTTCATATTGTCCAACTTGGAAGATGGAAATCATGTACAACTGATATCTTGTCCCATTTGGTATGCACTTTGGACTATCATGTCAGGTGTTCAATAAACTGTCTTTTCGCTTTCAGATTGGTCTCAGGAAAGGTTCTAAATCTTTTGAGGAAGCACTTGCAACTGGGTTCACTAAGGAGAGTGGGACATTGGGAGACATATATGAGACGGTTTTGGGCAGATATCTTGTGCTCCCGTTCATCTCAGATTCTGCACAGGTGCGCATCATGCTAACTAGTTTTTTGCACGATTTTAAGATTTCCCTTGTCAAGTGTTTGTTTAGACCAGGCTAGCTTTCAGGATGATGTTTCCTtggtttaattaattaattaaatttgCATGCTCTGGATGAAGCACACTATGAATCATTCATTGCATGATACATTTGTCGAGTCCCGCCATCACTTTATTCTATCCTTGTAATTGAAGTTCTCATTGGTTAGAACTAAAGAAAATGATTTGGGGTGAAGCGTTGAAGGCCTGATGCCAAATGTTCCTGATAAGGAAGATGACCTGCATAACTCCTGTGAAACAAGGCCAATGCTATGTGCAAGATTGTATTGCTTCATGCAGACACTTTTTATCATTCACTTTTATTATTCAAATCTCTATGGTCGCCATAGATGCTGCTATTACATGGATTTATCActatttttcatgtgttgttgTAAACAGAACACCCTCTATACTGatatatttgggaacggagggagtagtatacaGTAAGCTTCGTTTCACGCAGGAGAGCTAATCTTACATGGAAGTTAATTAACCTCAATATGAATTCAAAAATAGATACTCACACAAATTTCATGCTTTGATCgagacgtgcgttgcacgtgcacacTTACTAGTGGTTACTAAAGGGCTTACTAGGAAGAACCCTATTCCGCCGAGACGAAGGCACCAAGCGTTGAAGCCTGTTCGGCTTTGCGGAGACGGAGGGACGAAAGCGTTGAAGAATAAGCAGGCCTGTTCAGCGTTGCAGAGAAAAAAAAACTAATGGGCCTTACCACCGCCCGATGGCCGCTGTTACGAGAGGAACTGGGCGGTCATCAACAGCTGAAACTGGGCTGCTATTTAGGGTGAATCCTAAATGACGCTTACTGCGACTGATTGTCGACCAAAGGGAGCTGCGTAAGACATAGTGAGATGGGCCGACCCATTTTAGTTTATTGTACTTTCTAAAGATCCGGGTTTTTAGACATTCTAGCAGGTTCTGGTCGGATTTGGTTTTTAATGGTTTCTTTAGTTTTTTTGATAATTATTCTTCAATAACTAAAAAAGTGTTCAACTTTGTAAAAAATATATTGGAAAAAAGTTAAATAGTTTATAATTTAAAATTCTGTTCTTGTTTTAAAAAATCATTTATTTTAAAGTTTTCTTCAAAACATTCAAAAAATATTTGGAATTTCCCAAATTATTTGCTTTATCCAAAAAATGCCCGTTGATTTTAAGACCTGTTCATACTTAAAAAAGGAATTTCAAAAGTAATCAtagttttaaaaaatgttcaggaATTTAAAAAATTGTTTGAAATTTTCAtttaaaaatagaaaaaaatcTACTTTTAAAAATTAAGAAATATTCATGTTTTTGCACACAAAAAGCAAAACCAATTGCAACTTTTTTAGGAAAATTAAAAAACCAGACGCGGAAACAAAAAGTGATGTAGCGCTACCGATATTGAGTTGGCTTGCCATGAGGAAGCACCCTTTGCAGGAGGCCGTCATTTTGACGCAGCATACGTCATATAGGACCTCTGTTGTTCATCAAGGAAAATTATATCGTATGTGTTAGGGATTATTAGGCCTGATGATCTAAGGCGTTCGATCTTAGGCCCCTTGAAAACTGGGTGCCCTGTGCCATCACGCCGGCTGCACACACATAGGCGTGGCCTTGGATTTGTGCTTTTGTGGCATGCATTTAATATACCCAGCATGGCTATTCACAATTGACCTAATGAACAAAGCTCGTCTGCTATCCGCTAAAAAGAACTGAGTTTATGAAAACACGACTTCTAGATTTAGGTTGTTCTTGTATAAAAATGTTGGTACTTGTGTTAATTAACTGGGCGTGTCCATATGGGGCGGTCATCACATCTTCCTAAGTTTGTCGCATAGTACTTAATGAGTAGAGCTAATGCCAATATGCATGTTTGAAAAAAACATTTTACAATATATTCATCGAGATCTCTATACTTGGGGCGCCTTTATGTCGTTACTGGTGCGTAAATGTAGTTGTTGCCATGTCTTCGTAGACTATGGTTTTAATTTAATGACAATACGCATTGGCATCTATTAAGCAAAACCGTTATTTGGCATAATTCCAAATTAATCTTATATTGGGTTGTTATTATTCTGTTAGTCTTATGCAATCAAAGGAAGTATTCGATGCTTGTCCCTTGAGCGGGAATTCATATTTGTACTATCTTCCAGTCTATTTAATGATCATAGCTACTATTTTTTTGTTGAATTTTAACCATGGACATATATGGTGGAGCACTGCACGTATGGTGGAGCACTGCAGCAGCTAGCGCAACTGGCCTGCGACAACGCAGCTCCATATCACCTCAAATCCTCTATCTCCACCATATTGACTCCAAGGTGCAGCAGTGGGCTAACGCAAGCCAGTGAATGGCAAGGCACTACAGTGAGCACGACAATGCAGAGCACGCGTCGTGCAGAGCGCGCATGCACGCAAGAACAAGAGCACACTGGCTTGGGGATGCAGCAAGGCAGCGTTCGAGCTAATTTTCGTGTTCCTACTCTtttcgtcccataatataagaacatttttcGAGCTACGCCTGGTGTTCCTGTACACGGATGTGCAACACATGCTTTGTTCATGAGTTTTTGCAAGTATTTCTGAAAATTATGAGTAGTAATTGGAGCGTAGATTTATAGAGGTGGACAATTCGGTGGTTAGTTGGTGGCCATAGAAAATTAGTAAATAGTTCACTTTTGAACACATGACATGATCTGTACTTACGCAATGTAATTAGTAATTATGTTTTTCCAAATCAGTTATTTCAATCAAAAGGGATGTGAATGATTAAGATTCATTAAAAATTGACAATCTGGGAAGGTCTACCTTCTTCCCAAGGAAGAAAAATACTAAATGAGGTTAGGTTATTAGTGGACGTTGATTTCCATAAGTGAAGCCTAGCCTGCCATGAGGTGAAGAATGGGAGAGTTTATGTGAACGTTGCGTTTTGTCTTATGTATATGTCTTGAGAGGACATCATGGATACCATCAGGTTTGGACATGGACACAATATTTTGCCCGTGGGTTATTTCTTGGGTGGGCAGATGCTGTCTTCATGGATATGGATTTTATTTTGTTCAACCCGGTTCGAACTccacccattgccatccttaatGGTTTGATTGCAATATTCGAAGAGAGTATTTATTCTTTATCCAGGTTCCCTTCTTTCATCTATAAGATCATATCATCTcaacaagaaaaataaaatgtTTGATTATTATGAAAACAATAAGAGACACATAAATAAAACAAACTTCATGATCTGAGACATGGAATACCGAACATGCATATTATTGCCTTGAATGGGGCTTAGGAAATAGTCCAAATGATAACAATTTTCCAAATGAAAATGTAACTAGATTTTATTTCAATGTCGCACTAAAATGTAATTGCTAACTAGCATCTAAGGAAGTCCTCCATACTCTATATGAGCATCGGCATCTTGCTTGCCAGGAGAAGATTCTGGAGGAGCATCAACCCGTCCACCATTACCCATAGAAGACTGTCCTACATCGGTACCATTATAGCCCAAGTAACCATCCATCCCTAGAAATCTATTGTAGAGTTGTTGATCTGGTAGAGCAAAACCCCATTGGTCATGGCCAAATGGGTCATCCACAACAAAATCGTTGCCACTTGAGTAGACCAATAGTGGAGAGGCTTCCATATTATGCTCAGTTGTTGAGATAGGGCTTGCATTGTTTTGTGGTGGGTGCACTATGTCGCAAGGGCTTATATAGTCCTCGACATGTAAATCTGTTGGAGGCAGATCCTGTACCTGATTAGGTATGCCTTGTAGCTGGGAAGCAAACTGTGGCCCTGAAGTCGCTGATGCAACATGGAACATTTGTGGTGCCCGAGGAAAAACTGGTTCCACATTGTGATCTGGTGGTGATACTAGTGGAGTGGAAGGCATATGGTGTTGCGGAAGATGATGATCCCACATTGAGTGCACTGATGAAGGGATAGTATTCAAGCTCTTTAGTGATGGACCACTTGATGGTAGCATGTTTTGAATCACGCTTGCATCACTAGTTATGGCTTTGTAGCTATGATGCAATTTAGGCAGCCGACGTCTAGTGTCCTCATAGACACGAGAGAGTTCATTGAAGAGCTTTTTAGCATCTTCCAGGTTGAGATCTTGTTCCTTCGAGAAGATAAGGTTTGCCACCATACCTGGGTACTGTTCTTGGATTTGTTTCACGTGTTGGATGGAGAGTTCATTTCTCTTATCCTCCATCCCATGCTCCATATCAAGTCGAGCCACCTCACTTTGTAGTTGGGAAATCTTGGCACTTGTTTCCTTCTCAGTGAGTCGATTTCCTAGCGGTGCCGCTGACAAAAAAACATCGACAATGGGGCCAGCTGATGGCGTCCCGAATGAGTACATTTTCTTCTTTCCTGTCTCCAGGATGACAGCAACCCTAGCACCAGTGATGGCATTGAGGTCGGCAGCGCTCTTGAATAAACCGCCACGTCGCTTGAAGAAGGTGACATCACGCTCTTTGTCGTCATGGACATAAGCGATACCCACCCGCCTACCCCTCCTCGGCATACCAAATCCTATAATGACAAACAAACCTACTACTATAAGTAGGAACCAAAAGGATCTGCAAGATTTACTGAAACCGTTGGCTAACGACATATTCGTGGGAGATATGTGGAGATGCATTTCCCTTATATAGAAGTGGACATGTATAAACAAAATTATCACCCCAAGGACCATAAAACTTGTCCATTTTACACAAGAGGGTTTGACTAATACTACATAGTTCACTCAAAAGAGTTTCATCTATGTGTAGTCATGTTAGATCCAATTGTCAGAGACACTTTTAGAATATTGTACGAGAAACTTTGGTGATCAATAATTTTTTGCATGACATGGAAGGTATTAAAGTTCATCCTTATCCGCACATCCAAATTTAGTAGCAATTGATACATAACCGTTGCTTTTTGTGTATGGATGGATGATGCAAATCTTTAGTAAATAGTAACATACACAATTTGTAAAGATGGTAGTTTTATATAATATTGATTGTTAGCCAAACTATGCATATATGAGCACATTAATTTTTTTGGAGCCGATAATTATATGTTTTGCTATATGCGCATATTCACATCCTTATTTAGAACCACTAAAACACTTCCAAACAAATTATAAAAGTGGAACCATTAAATTGCTGCTATGTGAGCACATCCACATCCTCACTCGAGAGCATTGAGCAACTAATAAGGGGTTAAATCTAACAAAGTTTTATTGCAATGTATGACACAATTGTGGATACATCCGTTTGGTTATTAATTGCAACCAAATCCTATAGCGACCATTGATTACATTTAAAAACATTTAATCATTACATTTATAAACATTTAATGGTCAATATGGTTACATGCAAATACTCTACTAGGGATCATGTCAGCTACTGCGTAAGAGGGAGTAGAACTGGTCATCTAATACATAATATTTTGTGAAAATAATAATTGAAACTTTCTTTGGG belongs to Triticum urartu cultivar G1812 chromosome 7, Tu2.1, whole genome shotgun sequence and includes:
- the LOC125518362 gene encoding transcription factor rlmA-like — protein: MLVTTQVRIPPLPYLFRLGGVKAPNRSFYATGMVVNILEFGPKTQMEGIAHLVGLFVIIGFGMPRRGRRVGIAYVHDDKERDVTFFKRRGGLFKSAADLNAITGARVAVILETGKKKMYSFGTPSAGPIVDVFLSAAPLGNRLTEKETSAKISQLQSEVARLDMEHGMEDKRNELSIQHVKQIQEQYPGMVANLIFSKEQDLNLEDAKKLFNELSRVYEDTRRRLPKLHHSYKAITSDASVIQNMLPSSGPSLKSLNTIPSSVHSMWDHHLPQHHMPSTPLVSPPDHNVEPVFPRAPQMFHVASATSGPQFASQLQGIPNQVQDLPPTDLHVEDYISPCDIVHPPQNNASPISTTEHNMEASPLLVYSSGNDFVVDDPFGHDQWGFALPDQQLYNRFLGMDGYLGYNGTDVGQSSMGNGGRVDAPPESSPGKQDADAHIEYGGLP